In one window of Henckelia pumila isolate YLH828 chromosome 1, ASM3356847v2, whole genome shotgun sequence DNA:
- the LOC140872109 gene encoding uncharacterized protein: MSQNIKGKSNKKKGAVELFIRVAKAYKESDFDSLYTELRERFPEVAKYLVDNTSPERWSRAKQTGNRYSIMTTNGVESINGRLREERELPIIALLEALQRIISTWRSKYRLETVASTTHLTPAIESIVRENFIVSRKYEVIEATEGKYCVYGSTSNELVDLQSKSCTCRKFDIDRIPCSHAIAAAYNANIFVYEFCTDYYTTRYWLEAYTDPVYPVPGEWTVQEEILVLPPLVIPRRGRKKVKRIPSVGEYARRR; the protein is encoded by the coding sequence ATGTCACAAAACATCAAAGGCAAGAGCAACAAAAAAAAAGGAGCTGTCGAGCTATTCATTCGGGTGGCAAAAGCATACAAGGAAAGTGATTTTGATTCCTTGTATACAGAATTGAGAGAGAGATTTCCAGAGGTTGCTAAATATTTGGTGGATAACACTTCTCCCGAAAGGTGGTCTAGAGCGAAACAAACCGGGAACCGTTACTCCATCATGACCACAAATGGAGTGGAATCAATAAATGGTAGGTTGCGTGAGGAGAGGGAGCTTCCAATAATTGCATTATTGGAAGCACTGCAAAGAATCATATCAACCTGGAGAAGTAAATATCGTCTAGAAACGGTTGCATCAACTACACATCTCACACCAGCGATAGAGTCGATCGTTCGTGAGAATTTCATCGTTTCTAGAAAATATGAAGTCATTGAAGCAACTGAGGGGAAGTATTGCGTGTACGGTAGCACAAGCAACGAGTTAGTTGATTTACAGAGTAAATCTTGCACATGCCGTAAATTCGACATTGACAGGATTCCATGTTCACATGCCATTGCTGCTGCCTACAACGcaaatatttttgtttatgaATTTTGTACAGATTATTACACCACACGTTATTGGTTAGAAGCATATACGGACCCTGTCTATCCAGTACCAGGTGAATGGACAGTGCAGGAGGAAATATTGGTGCTGCCGCCTCTAGTCATTCCCCGACGTGGACGGAAAAAAGTAAAAAGAATACCTTCAGTCGGGGAGTATGCCAGAAGACGTTGA
- the LOC140875133 gene encoding cryptochrome DASH, chloroplastic/mitochondrial: MIYNLTVIFSRPAANLFLYSTKPTFQAKSPERFAIFCCLTRTMHSSNAVKATQTVHQVPDYGPDEIERVAEQAFQRYSFDGSSAFPKRKGKGAAIVWFRNDLRILDNEVLFKAWASSEVVLPVYCVDPRHFETTHYFGFPKTGALRAQFLIQCLADLKRNLVKRGLNLFIQQGKPDDVLPALAKAYGVHTVYAQKETCSEELKVERLVFKNLQRVMNPKSITLELIWGCSMYHIDDLPFSCTSLPDVYTQFRKSVESKSSVRNCIKVPTSLGPTPNVGDWGSVPELPSLGLQTEKVSKGMSFAGGESAALSRLQEYFWKKDLLRTYKITRNGMLGPDYSTKFSIWLASGCLSPRFIYEEVKRYEKTRESNDSTYWVLFELIWRDYFRFLSIKQGNSLFHAGGPRKIQANWSQDQALFDSWKNGCTGYPLIDANMKELLATGFMSNRGRQIVCSFLVRDMGIDWRMGAEWFETCLLDYDPCSNYGNWTYGAGVGNDPREDRYFSIPRQAQNYDPEGEFVAFWLPQLRALPKEKRNFPGMSYIKPIVALKFGSTSGATSSGTRTEESRFKGMGRGNRMRPFPK, from the exons ATGATTTATAATCTGACCGTAATATTCTCTCGTCCCGCAGCAAACCTTTTTCTTTACTCTACTAAACCCACTTTCCAAGCTAAATCACCCGAAAGATTCGCCATTTTCTGCTGTTTAACTAGAACCATGCACTCCTCGAATGCTGTTAAAGCTACGCAAACTGTGCACCAAGTTCCCGATTATGGGCCGGATGAGATTGAGCGGGTTGCTGAACAGGCGTTTCAGAGGTATAGTTTTGATGGGTCCTCGGCTTTTCCGAAGCGGAAGGGTAAAGGGGCTGCGATCGTTTGGTTCAGGAATGATTTAAGGATTCTGGACAATGAGGTCTTGTTCAAGGCTTGGGCTTCATCCGAGGTTGTCTTGCCAGTTTACTGTGTTGATCCGAGACATTTTGAGACGACACATTACTTTGGGTTTCCTAAAACTGGAG CCCTGCGAGCACAATTTCTGATACAATGTTTGGCGGACTTGAAAAGAAATTTGGTGAAGCGGGGTCTCAATCTTTTTATACAGCAGGGGAAACCGGATGACGTCCTTCCAGCACTTGCAAAAGCATATGGAGTTCACACC GTTTATGCCCAGAAAGAAACATGCAGTGAAGAGCTGAAAGTCGAGAGATTGGTATTCAAAAATTTGCAGAGAGTTATGAATCCCAAGTCAATAACATTAGAATTGATCTGGGGTTGTAGTATGTATCACATAGATGACCTTCCATTTAGCTGCACATCCTTGCCGGATGTTTACACCCAGTTTCGTAAG TCAGTTGAATCAAAATCTTCGGTACGGAATTGCATTAAGGTCCCAACATCACTTGGACCTACACCAAATGTCGGAGATTGGGGATCTGTTCCTGAGTTGCCTTCACTTGGGCTTCAGACAGAAAAG GTCAGCAAAGGAATGTCCTTTGCGGGTGGTGAAAGTGCAGCATTGAGTCGATTACAGGAGTATTTCTGGAAGAAG GATTTGTTGAGGACTTATAAAATCACAAGAAATGGAATGTTAGGACCCGATTACTCGACAAAGTTTTCTATTTGGCTTGCATCAGGATGTCTTTCGCCCCGATTCATTTATGAAGAG GTAAAGAGATATGAGAAGACAAGAGAATCGAATGATTCGACTTACTG GGTATTGTTTGAATTGATATGGAGAGATTACTTCAGATTTCTATCAATCAAGCAGGGTAACTCTCTCTTTCATGCAG GCGGTCCTCGAAAAATACAGGCTAATTGGAGCCAAGATCAGGCACTTTTTGATTCATGGAAGAATGGTTGTACAGG CTACCCTTTAATTGATGCAAACATGAAGGAGTTGCTGGCTACTGGGTTCATGTCGAATCGTGGGCGACAA ATCGTGTGTTCCTTTCTGGTTCGAGACATGGGCATCGACTGGAGAATGGGAGCTGAATGGTTTGAGACGTGTCTTTTGGATTATGATCCCTGTTCCAACTATGGAAATTGGACCTATGGAGCAG gTGTTGGGAATGATCCAAGGGAAGACAGATACTTCAGCATTCCTAGACAA GCTCAGAATTATGATCCTGAAGGAGAGTTCGTTGCGTTTTGGTTGCCTCAGTTACGAGCACTGCCCAAAGAGAAGAGAAACTTTCCTGGAATGTCTTACATAAAACCCATCGTGGCCCTCAAATTTGGCAGCACGAGCGGCGCGACTAGCTCGGGAACAAGAACAGAGGAGAGCAGATTTAAAGGGATGGGTAGAGGAAACAGAATGCGACCTTTTCCGAAATGA